The stretch of DNA AATATCAATCGAAGAATTTGAAGAACTAGAATCGCAAAAAATGGGTGCGAAATTCCGTGAAGGACTTGAAAAATCACGTGAAAATTTCCAAAATCAATTAAACAATTTGTTAGCACATTATCGAAAAGTGGATGAAGATTTCTTTGAAGCTTTAGAGGAAATGCTGATTCAAGCAGATGTTGGATTCAACACGGTGATGGCATTGGTGGATGAGTTACGTTTAGAAGCTAAGCGACGTAACATTACAGAAACTGAAGATTTGCGTGAAGCAATCGTTGAGAAAATTGTAGAAATTTATCAACAAGATGATACACAATCAGAAGTGATGAACATTGAAGAGGGGCGACTCAATATCATTTTGATGGTTGGCGTTAACGGTGTAGGGAAAACGACAACGATTGGTAAATTAGCCCACCGATATCAAGCACAAGGCAAAAAGGTCATGTTAGCAGCAGGTGATACATTCCGTGCAGGTGCAATTGAGCAGCTCGAAGTATGGGGAGAACGTGTGGGCGTCGATGTTGTGCGTCAAGGTGAAGGATCTGACCCAGCCGCTGTGATGTACGATGCAATAAATGCGGCTAAAAACAAGAACATCGATATTTTGATATGTGATACTGCGGGCCGTCTGCAAAACAAACAAAATTTGATGAATGAACTTGAGAAAGTAAAGCGTGTGATTAGTCGCTCGATTCCGAATGCGCCACATGAAGTGCTCCTCTGTTTAGATGCAACGACTGGACAAAACGCGTTATCACAAGCGAAAGCCTTTAAAGAAGTGACGGATGTAACGGGTATTGTTCTAACTAAACTGGATGGTACAGCAAAAGGTGGTATTGTTCTTGCGATTCGTAACGAGTTACACATCCCTGTAAAATTTGTCGGTTTAGGCGAAAAATTAGATGATTTACAACCGTTTGATGCAGAAAGTTATGTATACGGCTTGTTTGCAGATATGATTGAAAAAAATGTACCAGAAACAGCAGAAAATCAACCAGAAAATGAGGGATGA from Staphylococcus lutrae encodes:
- the ftsY gene encoding signal recognition particle-docking protein FtsY, which translates into the protein MSFFKRLKDKFAKPEKEQQDEQNLQQNEEAQPINEKAQPTKSEKVQQDQHVPPTTDDFDDGLISIEEFEELESQKMGAKFREGLEKSRENFQNQLNNLLAHYRKVDEDFFEALEEMLIQADVGFNTVMALVDELRLEAKRRNITETEDLREAIVEKIVEIYQQDDTQSEVMNIEEGRLNIILMVGVNGVGKTTTIGKLAHRYQAQGKKVMLAAGDTFRAGAIEQLEVWGERVGVDVVRQGEGSDPAAVMYDAINAAKNKNIDILICDTAGRLQNKQNLMNELEKVKRVISRSIPNAPHEVLLCLDATTGQNALSQAKAFKEVTDVTGIVLTKLDGTAKGGIVLAIRNELHIPVKFVGLGEKLDDLQPFDAESYVYGLFADMIEKNVPETAENQPENEG